GGGTGCTGGCCGCCACCGCCCTCGCCACCCATCAGCTTACAGGTGACAGTGTCACCGAAAGGCTGGCGGCCGCGCGGCAGCTGCAGCGCGATCCCCAGCCGCAGATGCTGCCTTTCTTACAACGCCAGCTGGCGAGCGAAAGTGACGATACCGTGCGTCAGGTGCTGAGCCTCGCCGTCGCCAGCCTGCAACTGACCAGCCAGCAACCGGCGGTGCGTAAGCAGGCCGTGACGCTGCTGGGTAAATCGAGCGATCCGGAAGTACAGGCCCGTCTGCTGCCTTACACCCGCGCGCAGACGGAGCCGGATGCCGGGGTCCGCGAAGCCGCAGCGGAAAGCCTGCGCCAGATCGAACATCGCCAGACAATCAGCGACCTGCTGGGCCAGGCCTTTATGGGCCTGTCGCTGGGCTCCATTCTGCTGCTGGCGGCGCTCGGGCTGGCGATCACCTACGGGCTGCTGGGGGTCATCAATATGGCCCACGGCGAAATGCTGATGCTCGGAGCCTATGCCACCTGGCTGGTGCAGCAGGCGATGGCGCAGTTTACCCCGCAGTGGCTCACCTTTTATCCGCTGGTGGCGCTGCCGGTAGCCTTTATGCTGACCGCGACCGTGGGCATGGCCCTTGAGCGCACGGTGATCCGCCATCTGTATGGTCGACCGCTGGAGACGCTGCTTGCCACATGGGGCATCAGCCTGATGCTGATCCAGCTGGTGCGGATGCTCTTTGGCGCGCAGAACCTCGAGGTGGCGAACCCGGCGTGGCTCTCCGGCGGCGTGCAGGTGTACGCCAGCCTGATCCTGCCGTGGAACCGGCTGGTGGTGCTCGGCTTTGTGCTGCTGGTGCTGTTCTTCACCTGGCTCATCCTCAATAAAACCCGTTTAGGGCTGAACGTGCGGGCGGTGACGCAGAACCGCAGTATGGCGGCCTGCTGCGGCGTGCCTACCGGGCGCGTCGACATGCTGGCCTTCGGGCTGGGCTCCGGGATTGCCGGTCTCGGCGGCGTGGCGCTGTCGCAGCTGGGCAACGTCGGGCCGGAGCTGGGCCAGGGCTACATCATCGACTCGTTCCTGGTGGTGGTGCTCGGCGGCGTCGGGCAACTGGCCGGGAGCGTGGCGGCTGCCTTTGGGCTGGGGATTTTCAATAAGATCCTCGAGCCGCAGATGGGTGCCGTGCTGGGTAAAATCGTGATTCTGGTGGCGATCGTTCTGTTTATTCAGAAGCGTCCGCAGGGGTTATTTGCACTGAAAGGGAGGGTAATCGACTGATGAGCCAGCCAATGACCTTAACGCTGGCGCGCAAGGCGCCGCGCAGCGTATCGATACTCGGCGCCCTGATCCTTGCGGCACTGCTGGTGCTGCCGTTTCTGGCCCTGCTGCCCGCCAGCCATCCGCTGGCGGTCTCCACCTGGATGCTGACGCTGGTGGGTAAGATCCTCTGCTACGCCATTGTCGCCGTGGCCCTCGATCTGGTGTGGGGCTACGCCGGGATGCTGTCGCTCGGCCACGGCCTGTTTTTTGCCCTCGGCGGCTACGCCATGGGGATGTACCTGATGCGCCAGGCCGCGGGCGACGGCTTACCGGCCTTTATGTCGTTCCTCTCCTGGAGCGAGCTGCCCTGGTACTGGTGGGGCACCCAGCATTTTGCCTGGGCGCTGGTGCTGATTGTGCTGGTGCCGGGCCTGCTGGCGCTGCTGTTCGGCTGGTTTGCCTTCCGCTCAAAAATCAAAGGGGTCTATTTCTCGATCATGACCCAGGCGCTGACCTTCGCCGGGATGCTGCTGTTCTTTCGTAATGAAACCGGCTTTGGTGGCAACAACGGCTTTACCGGCTTCACCACGCTGCTGGGCTTCTCCGTGACCGCCACCTCAACGCGCATCGGGCTGTTTATTGCCACCGTGCTGCTGCTGGCCGCGTCGCTGGCGGTGGGCTATGCGCTGGCGAAAAGCAAATTTGGCCGCATTCTGACCGCGGTGCGCGATGCGGAAAACCGGCTGACCTTCTGCGGCTACGATCCCCGCGGCTTTAAGCTGCTGGTCTGGACCTTATCTGCGGTGCTGTGCGGACTTGCCGGGGCGTTGTACGTTCCGCAGGTTGGCATCATTAACCCCGGCGAGATGTCGCCCACCAACTCCATCGAAGCGGCGATCTGGGTGGCCCTCGGCGGACGCGGCACCCTGATCGGCCCGGTGATTGGCGCCGCGCTGGTGAACGGGGCGAAAAGCCTCTTTACGGTGGTGATGCCGGAGTACTGGCAGCTGTTTCTGGGGCTGATCTTTATTGCGGTCACGCTGTTTTTACCGCGCGGGGTCATGGGCCTGTTGCGCAAAGGAGATAAATGATGCAGCCAGCCGAAGCGTTATTTACCCGCCAGCTTCCCGGGGATCGCTATCGCGACCAGACCGACCCGGTATTGCAGCTGGAGGGGATCAACGTCAGCTTTGACGGTTTTAAGGCGCTGACCGACCTGTCGCTGAACATCGGCGTGGGCGAGCTGCGCTGCGTGATTGGCCCTAACGGCGCGGGCAAAACCACACTGATGGACGTCATCACCGGTAAAACGCGGCCCCAGAGCGGGCGGGCGATTTACGATCAGTCCACGGATCTCACGACACTCGATTCAATAGCCATTGCCCGCCAGGGCATCGGGCGTAAGTTCCAGAAGCCGACGGTGTTTGAAGCCCTGACGGTGTGGGAAAACCTCGAGCTGGCGATGAAAGGCGATAAATCGGTGTGGGCCAGCCTGCGCGCCCGGTTGAGCAGCGAGCAGGGCGACCGCATCAACGAGATGCTGAGCCTGTTGCGGCTTGGGGCGGAGCGTCATCGCCGGGCTGGGCTGTTGTCCCACGGCCAGAAGCAGTTTCTCGAGATCGGCATGCTGCTGGTGCAGGAGCCGCACCTGCTGCTGCTGGACGAACCGGCCGCCGGGATGACCGACGCCGAGACCGAGTACACCGCCGAGCTGTTTCGCACCCTGGCGGGCAAACACTCCCTGATGGTAGTGGAGCATGACATGGGCTTTGTCGAAACCATTGCCGATCACGTCACGGTTCTTCATCAGGGCCGGGTGCTGGCGGAGGGCTCGCTGCGCGAGGTGCAGGCCAACGAGCAGGTGATTGAAGTCTATCTTGGACGCTGAGGAGCGCGGATGCTTAAGGTTAACGAACTGAATCAGTATTACGGCGGAAGCCATATCCTGCGCGGGGTCAGTTTTGAGGCGCTGCCCGGCGAAGTTACCTGTCTGCTCGGGCGCAACGGGGTGGGTAAAACCACGCTCCTGAAGTGCCTGATGGGGCTGATCCCGGCGCGCAACGGCGAGATCCTCTGGCAGGGCAAAAATCTCACCCAGGCCAGACCGCACCAGCGGGTGCAGGCGGGTGTGGCCTACGTGCCCCAGGGGCGGGACATTTTCCCCCGCCTGACGGTGGAGGAGAATCTGTTACTGGGGCTGTCGCGTTTCCCGGCAAAAGAGGCGAAGCAGGTGCCGGACGAGATCTGGCGGCTGTTTCCGGTTTTACAGGAGATGAAGCAGCGCCGGGGCGGCGATCTCTCGGGCGGCCAGCAACAGCAGCTGGCGATTGGACGGGCGCTTGCCAGCCGTCCGCAACTGCTCATTCTGGACGAGCCGACAGAGGGCATTCAGCCATCGGTAATCAAGGAGATTGGCCAGGTGATCCGCCAGCTAGCCAACCGTGGCGACATGGCGATCCTGCTGGTGGAGCAGTTCTATGACTTTGCCGCCGAACTGGCCGACAGCTATCTGCTGATGTCCCGGGGAAGCATTATTCAGCGCGGACGCGGCGAGAATATGGAGCAGGAGGGGGTACGCGGCCTGGTGGCGATTTAACAGGGTTGTTTTGTGCAATGTTATAATATAACATCCTCACTCTCTAAACGGAGTGAGGACATTATCTTGGCAGGACATATTGGTAAATTTGCAATAACTCTGGGGGCAATGCTGGTCAGCGGCCAGCTCTATGCCCATTCGCATGGACATCAAATGACCGAAGCGGAACAAAAAGCGGCGAACGGCGTATTTGAAGATAAAGACGTCAAGGATCGCCCGCTCTCCAACTGGGACGGCGTCTGGCAGTCGGTCTATCCGTTTTTGCTGAGCGGCGATCTCGACCCGGTATTTAAAAAGAAAGCCGAGAAAGAGAAGAGCAAAACCTTTGAGCAGGTAAAAGCTTATTACCGCACCGGTTATGCCACCGACGTCGAGAGCATCGGCATTGAAAATAACGTGATGGAGTTTCATCGCGGGAAAAACGTCGCCAGCTGTGAGTATGTCTCTAATGGCTACAAGATCCTGACCTACGCGTCGGGCAAAAAAGGCGTGCGCTATTTGTTTGAATGTAAGGACGCCAGCAGTCAGGCACCGAAATTTGTCCAGTTCAGCGACCATATTATCGGCCCGCGCCAGTCCAGCCATTTCCATATCTTTATGGGCAACACCTCCCACGAGGCGTTATTAAAAGAGATGGATAACTGGCCGACCTATTATCCAAACGAAATGTATAAAGAGCAGGTTGTCGAGGAGATGTTGCACCATTAATTTCGGTGCGGCCTGTGTGCCGGGTGGCGGCTCCGCCTTACCCGGCCTACGTTTTGTGGCCCTCGTAGGCCCGGCAAGCGTAGCGCCGCCGGGCGATATTTTGGTTGCGGCGTACGGTTTTGGACTTTGTAGGCCCGTGCAAGCGAAGCGCCGCCGGGCAATTACCGCGAGACTAAACCTGGCGCCTCAACCCACGCCTTCACCCGCATCCCGCGCAAAATCATCATCCACGCCAGCACGATGGCGACCATCATAATCACAAACAGCGACCAGTGCGGGAGATGGGTCAGGATCAGTCCGGTGATCATCGGGTTAAACGCCGCGCCGAGCCAGCCGAGCGCCTGGGCGGAGAAGTAGCTGGCTTTCATACCCGGCGGGGCGATATTGTCGATCAGCATATACTCACCCGGCGCATAAATAATCTCACCGATGGTAAACACCGCCGCTGCGATCCCCCAGTAGACCAGGTTCTCGCCGGAGAGCATAAACCCCGCCAGACCGAGGACAAAAAACAGGGTGCCGAGAGTCATTAACGGGCGGATATTCCGCGCCGACAGCTTGCGGCCAATGATGTACTGCAGCGAGACCACCAATGCGGCGTTTACCGGCAGCACCACGGCCACCACGTTCTGGGCAAAATCACTGTCGTAGTCCGCCGCCAGCACGTACTGCGAAATACAGCTGGCGAACGAACCGCCCACGTAGGAGGCCAGCAGGCCGGAAAGGGTATACCAGAACAGCGCCCGATCGCGCAGCAGCACCGACGGCTGCCACGGCACCGGGGCGTGTTCACCGTCGGCCGCCACGCTTTTCTGCACATAGCGCTGAATCAACACCAGCGGCAGGGCGGCGCAGAAGGCCGCGACCCAGAACGGTAGCTGCAGGCTGTACATCACCAGCAGGGTGCTGAGCGGTGGCCCGATGGTCCAGCCAATGTTCAGAAAGCTGTAGTTCAGCGAGAACACCCGCGCCTTTTCCGCCGGGCTCAGCACGTCAGAGAACCAGGCTTTCAGCACCGTGGAAAAGACCGAATAGGCGCAGTTGATCAGTGAAAAGGCTAGCACCACCAGCACCACGTTATCCACCAGCGGGATCGCCAGAAAGCCCAGCGCCACCGCGAAAATGGCGATCAGCATGTAGCGGTTTTTATCGAACTTGTCGGCCAGAATGCCAAAACCCAGGCTGAAAACCACGCCAATCGTCAGGGCCACCGTCAGGGCATAACCAATATTCTCCACGCTCATGTTGAAGACGCGGGTCAGATAGATGGTCATGAACGGCAGCGTGGCGCCGCGTCCAATGGTGAGTAATAACGATGACGCCAGCAGCGCTGCGGTTGAGCGCCTGAGTGATGTGTTCATTTTCCTGCCCGACAATTGCGTGTGAATTTTTTGTTATGTCTTATCAGGATTATCACGCCATAAGGGGCTTGTATAGCACCAAATTTATCCCTAAGTGCTTCGCCTGACTGCCAGAAATAATGATCTGTTCCTCTTCGGATTTTTTCGTTACTTTGATAAGTGTTTACAAAAATTTAATAAACAGGGGCAGGGTATGACGCGTAAAGACGGGCTGCTGGCATTACTGGTGGTGGTGGTTTGGGGGCTGAATTTTGTGGTGATCAAGGTCGGGTTGCACAATATGCCTCCGCTGATGCTGGCCGGTTTACGCTTTATGCTGGTGGCCTTCCCGGCGCTGTTTTTTGTTGCCCGTCCGAAGATCCCGTTTCGTCTGCTGCTGGGCTACGGCCTGACCATCAGCTTCGGTCAGTTCGCCTTCCTGTTTTGCGCCATTAACTTCGGCATGCCCGCCGGGCTGGCTTCGCTGGTGCTGCAGGCGCAGGCGTTCTTCACCATCATCCTGGGGGCGCTGGTGTTTGGCGAGCGGCTTCAGGGCAAACAGCTGGCGGGGATCGCCCTGGCGGTGGTTGGGGTGCTGGTGCTGGCAGAGGCCAGTCTCAACGGACAGCACGTCGCGCTGCTGGGCTTCTTGCTGACCCTGGCGGCCGCCTTCAGCTGGGCGTGCGGCAATATCTTTAACAAAAAGATCATGCAGCTCGAGACGCGTCCGGCAGTCATGTCGCTGGTGGTGTGGAGCGCCCTGATCCCGATTGTGCCGTTTATGCTGGCGTCTTATCTGCTGGATGGCCCGACGGTGATGTATAACAGCCTGGTGACTATCGATGTGACCACCATTTTGTCGCTGGTCTATCTGGCGTTTGTCGCCACCATCATCGGCTACGGCATCTGGGGCACGCTGCTCGGACGCTACGAAACCTGGCGGGTGGCACCGCTGTCGCTGCTCGTTCCGGTCGTCGGGATCGCCAGTGCGGCACTGCTGCTCAATGAAAAACTCGGGGCGCTGCAGCTGATTGGGGCCGTTCTGGTGATGGCTGGACTCTATATTAACGTCTTTGGCTTTCGCGTACGCCGGACGGCGCGGGTGAGGGGCTAAAAAAAAGCCCCGCGCGGGCGGGGCAAAACGAATTAATTGTGCTGATTGTAATACGGCACCCCTAACTCGTCGGATTTGTCGCTGCCTGCGCCCATATGGTTAAAATCGTGGGGCGACTGACCGTTAGCGGTCGGCAGGATCATCGTGTCGCGGCTGTGAGGCTGCGGCACAGAAGGCGTTTGCTCCGCAAAACTCTGGGCAGAGACCAGCACCAGTGCGGTGAAGGCGGCGGAAGCTAACAGTTTCATATATTCCTCGATACGTCTTAATACAGGCGATTAGCAGTTACAGTGATTGATCGGAAGCAGATACCGGGATTCCCCGTGCATATTGGTAATACGGTATTTATGCGGTGGCACATCGAAGTAGTTCTTGAACGTGCGGGTCAGCGTTTGCTGCGATTCAAACCCGTAACGCTCAGCCAGATACAGGATCGGCTCGTTACTTTCCTTCAGCTTCTGTGCGATTTCCGTTAATTTGCGGCTGCGGATGTACTGGCCTAATGAGTGGCCGGTCTCTTTTTTGAACATCCGTTGCAGGTGCCATTTTGAGTAACCTGAACGCTCAGACACTTTCTCAAGCGAGAGCGGCGACTCCAGGTTATCTTCGATCCAGCCCAAAATGCTATGAATAGTGATGGCGTCAGTATTGCGTCTGGACATCGTCATACCTCTTTCTGTTTACGGCAGGATTTTCTTAAGCAAGAGCTCAAGAGTTGCCACTTCGTCCGCCGTTAAGTTTTTTGTTAGTTCCTGGTGCAGTTCTTGTCCTACTAATTGATGACATTGTTCACACATTTCCGCGCCGTCACTGGTCAGTTGCAACAGCACGCCGCGTTTGTCATTCGGATTAGGGCGGCGCTCAATCCAGCCCCTGCAGACCAGCCTGTCGATCATTCGCGTCAACGCGCCGAGGTCGACGGATAAGATTTTCTTAAGCTCAACCGGGGTGATACACACCTCGCAGCGCACGGAGCAGAGCACTTTAAATTGCGTTGCGGTGATATCCAGCGGTGACAGATAGTCATTGAGCAGGCGGTCTTTCTTCTGGTTAACCATATAGATAAGGCGACCCAGCGGAATGATTTCGTTGAAGAGGTCACTGGTGCTTTTCACAATGGTTGCCCTGGCAAGTAGTTTAATCACGGCAGATATTATTGCTCAGGCAACTATAAGTCAACTGAATGCATTTGCTTATGACACGATTTGCTAAAGCGATTCAGATCACTTTTTTGCCCGCTTCGTAGAACGACATATCATCGTGGTGAATTGATTTCGGCGCGAAAATATTACTTACGAAGCGCGCGTAGTCGAAACAGGGGTTTTCACCCTATACTTGCGTGGTTCATTTTTGATAAGGACAACTCAGTAAAATGGTTGATTTAATTAAAGCAATTGGTCTTGGGCTGGTGGTTCTGCTGCCGCTGGCGAACCCATTAACCACCGTTGCGCTGTTCCTGGGTCTGGCGGGGGATATGAACCGTGAACAGCGTAATCATCAGTCGCTCATGGCCTCTGTTTACGTCTTCGCGATCATGATGGTGGCGTACTACGCCGGACAACTGGTGATGAACACCTTTGGGATCTCCATTCCCGGCCTGCGCATCGCCGGTGGCCTGATTGTTGCTTTTATCGGCTTCAGAATGCTGTTCCCGGCCCCGAAAGCGACGCATGCCAGCGACGCGCAGGACACGCTTGAGGAGATGCAGGATAAAGAAGCACCGAACATCGCCTTCGTGCCGCTGGCCATGCCAAGCACTGCGGGTCCGGGTACGATTGCGATGATTATCAGTTCCGCCTCGACGGTGCGCAGCGGCTCTGACTTCCCGGACTGGGTAATTATGATTGCACCGCCGCTGATATTCGCCCTTATCGGCGTGATCCTGTGGGGTTGTCTGCGTAGCTCGGGCGCGATTATGCGCTGGGTGGGCAAAGACGGTATCGAGGCGATCTCCCGTCTGATGGGCTTCCTGCTGGTCTGCATGGGCGTGCAGTTTATTATCAACGGCGTGCTGGAAATTATTCAGACCTATCCGTCATAGCCAAACCGGGCGGCGTCCTGCCGCCCGGACTTTTCTCTAACCGTGATGCGGCTGCTCTTCCAGCGTGACCGGCCATTTGCGGAAGATCAGCACCGACCAGATTAACGCCGCCAGCGCCGGTATCGCCCCCAGATAGCCAATCGACGCCATCGAAATATGCAGGCTGATCTGATTCCCCACCAGCGCACCCGCGCCAATCCCCAGATTGAAAATCCCGGAGAAAAGCGCCATCGCCACGTCGGTGGCATCTGGCGCCAGGGCCAGCACCTTAACCTGCATCCCGAGACCGATGATCATGATCGCCACGCCCCAGACAACGCTCAGCAGCGCCAGGTTCATTTCGCTGCCCGACGCGGGCAGCAGAAGCAGCAGACACGCCAGCAGCAGGCCAATGGCGCTGCTCACCAGCAGGGAGGCGTGACGGTTGCCGAGCTTACCGAACAGCACGCTGCCGATAATGCCTGCGCCACCCAGCAGTAACAGCAGGATAGTGGCGAAACGGGCGCTAAACCCGGCAACCGTCTGCACAAACGGCTCGATATAGCTGTAGGCGGTGTAGTGCGCCGTCACAACCACCACCGTCAGCAGATAGAGGCTCATCAGCGCCGGACGACGCACCAGCAGCGGCAGGCTTTTCAGCGATCCGGAGTGTTCGCTCGGCAGTTTCGGCAACAGTTTAATCAGGCACAGCAGGGTGAACAGCGCCCCAAGGCCGATAACGAAAAAGGTGGTGCGCCAGCCGAACATCTGCCCGACGATGCGCCCGAGCGGCAGGCCGAGCACCATCGCCAGGGCGGTGCCGGTCGCCAGCAGGCTCAGCGCCTGGGCGCGCTTCCCGGCCGGAGCCAGACGAATGGCCAGCGAGGCGGTAATTGACCAGAAAATCGCGTGGGCAAAGGCAATGCCGATCCGGCTAATCACCAGCACGCTAAAGTTCCAGGCCAGGAACGACAGAACATGGCTGGCGATAAACAGCACGAACAGCCCGATCAGCAGCTTGCGGCGTTCGATCTGGCTGGTGAGCAGCATAAAGGGCAACGACATCAGCGCCACGACCCATGCGTAGATGGTGAGCATGATCCCCACCTGGGCGGTCTCCATGCCGAAGCTGTTGGCGATATCCGAGAGCAGGCCGACGGGAACAAATTCCGTGGTGTTGAAGATAAACGCGGCAACGGCGAGCGTCACCACCCGTAGCCATGCGACCCGGCGGGAAACTGTGTTGGTTGTCATAGGGATGTCCGGGATTGATTACGTAAATGAGGTGTGACGATCTTAAAACCTTCCCTGGTGGAAATACAATCATTTTGTGATGCAGATCTCACTGTGATGGCGCAGTAATCGCTGGTGAAATCGGTTCTTTTCCATGAATATAGGATGCAACATAACGTTAACAACAGGTAAAGCGATGCAGGATATCGAGTTTTTTCTGGTCGATGCGTTCAGCGATGGCGCATTTGGCGGTAACCCGGCGGCGGTGTGTCCGTTGCCGGAGTGGTTGCCGGACGAAACGCTGCTGAAGATGACGCAAGAGCATAACCAGTCGGAGACCGCTTTTTTCGTGCGCCATAAAGGCGGCATCGAACTGCGCTGGTTTACCACCCACGGCGAGGTCAATCTCTGCGGTCACGCGACCCTGGCCACCGCCTGGGTGCTGTTCAACGAGATGGACTATCCCGATACCCGGATCCATTTTGATACGGCGTCCGGCAGGCTGACTGTCAGCCGCGACGGCGACTGGTTAACGCTCGATTTCCCGGCCTGTCCGACGCAAGTACAGACTCCGCCGCCAGAGATGCTCCGCGCGCTGGGGATAAGCCATTACGTCGAGGCCCGCAAGGGGCGCGCCTGGGTGCTGGTGCTGGAAAACCGCGAGCAGGTAGAGGCGGTAGCGCCGAATATCCACGCCATGACGCCGGGCGAGCATAAAGTGTCGATCACCGCCCGGGGCGAGGGCGAGTACGATTTTGTCAGCCGCTTTTTCTCGCCGGGCGTGGCGCTGTGGGAAGATCCGGTCACCGGCTCGGCGCACACCATGCTGATCCCGTACTGGAGCGAAAAGCTCAACAAAACATCGCTCTTTGCCCGGCAGGTCTCTGCCCGGGGCGGCGACGTGCGTTGTGAACTGAAGGGCGACCGGGTGCTGATGAGCGGCAAGGCATCGCTGTATATGAAAGGTCATCTGTTTTTGCGCTAAATAAGGGTTAACCCAATGAAAGAGATCGAATTCTATCTGGTCGATGCGTTTAGCGACCGCGCGTTTGGTGGGAATCCCGCAGCCGTTTGCCCTCTGGAGGCCTGGCTGCCGGATGACGTTCTGTTGAAGATGGCACAGCAGCACAACCAGTCGGAAACCGCGTTTTTTGTGCGCACCGACACCGGCTTTGAACTGCGCTGGTTTACCACGCAGTACGAAATCAACCTCTGCGGTCACGCCACGCTTGCCAGCGCGCACGTGATTTTTGAGTATCTCGACTACCCGCAGACCGAGATTGTCTTCTCCACCCGCTTTGTGGGCGACCTGAAGGTCAAGCGCAGCGGCGACTGGCTGACGCTGGACTTCCCGGCGTGGGGCTGCGAGCCGGTCGCTAACCCGCCGGAACTGCTGTTCAACACCCTGGGTATCCGCGAGGCGAAAGAGGTGCGGGTAGGGCGCGATTACCTGGTGGTGCTGGAAAACCAGCAGCAGGTCGAGGCCTTAAACCCGGATATCGACGGCATGATGCCGCTGGGCAAGATGGTCTGCGTTACCGCGCCGGGGGACGAGTATGATTTTGTCAGCCGCTTCTTCTGTCCGGGCGAAGGGGTGGCGGAAGATCCGGTCACCGGCTCCGCCCACAGCATGCTGATCCCATACTGGAGCGAGAAGCTGGGTAAAACCGCCATGCTGGCGCGGCAGGTTTCTCCCCGCGGCGGGGATCTGCGCTGCGAGCTGAAGGGTGACCGGGTGTTGATCGGCGGCCAGGCGGCGCTCTATCTGAAAGGCACCGTGTTCCTGCGGAGATAAAAGCAAAACGGCAACGCAAGTTGCTGTTTTTAGTGTTTGCACCCTCGGACCAAAGGAGAGGGCCGGGGTGAGGGCACCAGGCCGCACAACACCCCTCGGCATCGCCCGGCGGCGCTGCGCTTGCACGGGCCTAGGATTTTGTAGGCCGGGTAAGGCGCAG
This DNA window, taken from Leclercia adecarboxylata, encodes the following:
- the urtE gene encoding urea ABC transporter ATP-binding subunit UrtE → MLKVNELNQYYGGSHILRGVSFEALPGEVTCLLGRNGVGKTTLLKCLMGLIPARNGEILWQGKNLTQARPHQRVQAGVAYVPQGRDIFPRLTVEENLLLGLSRFPAKEAKQVPDEIWRLFPVLQEMKQRRGGDLSGGQQQQLAIGRALASRPQLLILDEPTEGIQPSVIKEIGQVIRQLANRGDMAILLVEQFYDFAAELADSYLLMSRGSIIQRGRGENMEQEGVRGLVAI
- the urtD gene encoding urea ABC transporter ATP-binding protein UrtD, with the translated sequence MQPAEALFTRQLPGDRYRDQTDPVLQLEGINVSFDGFKALTDLSLNIGVGELRCVIGPNGAGKTTLMDVITGKTRPQSGRAIYDQSTDLTTLDSIAIARQGIGRKFQKPTVFEALTVWENLELAMKGDKSVWASLRARLSSEQGDRINEMLSLLRLGAERHRRAGLLSHGQKQFLEIGMLLVQEPHLLLLDEPAAGMTDAETEYTAELFRTLAGKHSLMVVEHDMGFVETIADHVTVLHQGRVLAEGSLREVQANEQVIEVYLGR
- a CDS encoding MarC family NAAT transporter; its protein translation is MVDLIKAIGLGLVVLLPLANPLTTVALFLGLAGDMNREQRNHQSLMASVYVFAIMMVAYYAGQLVMNTFGISIPGLRIAGGLIVAFIGFRMLFPAPKATHASDAQDTLEEMQDKEAPNIAFVPLAMPSTAGPGTIAMIISSASTVRSGSDFPDWVIMIAPPLIFALIGVILWGCLRSSGAIMRWVGKDGIEAISRLMGFLLVCMGVQFIINGVLEIIQTYPS
- the zinT gene encoding metal-binding protein ZinT; translated protein: MAGHIGKFAITLGAMLVSGQLYAHSHGHQMTEAEQKAANGVFEDKDVKDRPLSNWDGVWQSVYPFLLSGDLDPVFKKKAEKEKSKTFEQVKAYYRTGYATDVESIGIENNVMEFHRGKNVASCEYVSNGYKILTYASGKKGVRYLFECKDASSQAPKFVQFSDHIIGPRQSSHFHIFMGNTSHEALLKEMDNWPTYYPNEMYKEQVVEEMLHH
- the marR gene encoding multiple antibiotic resistance transcriptional regulator MarR, whose product is MKSTSDLFNEIIPLGRLIYMVNQKKDRLLNDYLSPLDITATQFKVLCSVRCEVCITPVELKKILSVDLGALTRMIDRLVCRGWIERRPNPNDKRGVLLQLTSDGAEMCEQCHQLVGQELHQELTKNLTADEVATLELLLKKILP
- the ydeE gene encoding efflux MFS transporter YdeE, producing MNTSLRRSTAALLASSLLLTIGRGATLPFMTIYLTRVFNMSVENIGYALTVALTIGVVFSLGFGILADKFDKNRYMLIAIFAVALGFLAIPLVDNVVLVVLAFSLINCAYSVFSTVLKAWFSDVLSPAEKARVFSLNYSFLNIGWTIGPPLSTLLVMYSLQLPFWVAAFCAALPLVLIQRYVQKSVAADGEHAPVPWQPSVLLRDRALFWYTLSGLLASYVGGSFASCISQYVLAADYDSDFAQNVVAVVLPVNAALVVSLQYIIGRKLSARNIRPLMTLGTLFFVLGLAGFMLSGENLVYWGIAAAVFTIGEIIYAPGEYMLIDNIAPPGMKASYFSAQALGWLGAAFNPMITGLILTHLPHWSLFVIMMVAIVLAWMMILRGMRVKAWVEAPGLVSR
- the marA gene encoding MDR efflux pump AcrAB transcriptional activator MarA, with protein sequence MSRRNTDAITIHSILGWIEDNLESPLSLEKVSERSGYSKWHLQRMFKKETGHSLGQYIRSRKLTEIAQKLKESNEPILYLAERYGFESQQTLTRTFKNYFDVPPHKYRITNMHGESRYLLPINHCNC
- the eamA gene encoding O-acetylserine/cysteine exporter — protein: MTRKDGLLALLVVVVWGLNFVVIKVGLHNMPPLMLAGLRFMLVAFPALFFVARPKIPFRLLLGYGLTISFGQFAFLFCAINFGMPAGLASLVLQAQAFFTIILGALVFGERLQGKQLAGIALAVVGVLVLAEASLNGQHVALLGFLLTLAAAFSWACGNIFNKKIMQLETRPAVMSLVVWSALIPIVPFMLASYLLDGPTVMYNSLVTIDVTTILSLVYLAFVATIIGYGIWGTLLGRYETWRVAPLSLLVPVVGIASAALLLNEKLGALQLIGAVLVMAGLYINVFGFRVRRTARVRG
- the urtB gene encoding urea ABC transporter permease subunit UrtB, translated to MNVMRTIFALVWLAGLLPGMAQATDADNFVAASRSQQAVLLEQWAAAPDPARLPLLRALEQENLVVDDNKHAFTRQDGGVIALGDAAQAQGSTKAVRLTNRLRVLAATALATHQLTGDSVTERLAAARQLQRDPQPQMLPFLQRQLASESDDTVRQVLSLAVASLQLTSQQPAVRKQAVTLLGKSSDPEVQARLLPYTRAQTEPDAGVREAAAESLRQIEHRQTISDLLGQAFMGLSLGSILLLAALGLAITYGLLGVINMAHGEMLMLGAYATWLVQQAMAQFTPQWLTFYPLVALPVAFMLTATVGMALERTVIRHLYGRPLETLLATWGISLMLIQLVRMLFGAQNLEVANPAWLSGGVQVYASLILPWNRLVVLGFVLLVLFFTWLILNKTRLGLNVRAVTQNRSMAACCGVPTGRVDMLAFGLGSGIAGLGGVALSQLGNVGPELGQGYIIDSFLVVVLGGVGQLAGSVAAAFGLGIFNKILEPQMGAVLGKIVILVAIVLFIQKRPQGLFALKGRVID
- the urtC gene encoding urea ABC transporter permease subunit UrtC is translated as MSQPMTLTLARKAPRSVSILGALILAALLVLPFLALLPASHPLAVSTWMLTLVGKILCYAIVAVALDLVWGYAGMLSLGHGLFFALGGYAMGMYLMRQAAGDGLPAFMSFLSWSELPWYWWGTQHFAWALVLIVLVPGLLALLFGWFAFRSKIKGVYFSIMTQALTFAGMLLFFRNETGFGGNNGFTGFTTLLGFSVTATSTRIGLFIATVLLLAASLAVGYALAKSKFGRILTAVRDAENRLTFCGYDPRGFKLLVWTLSAVLCGLAGALYVPQVGIINPGEMSPTNSIEAAIWVALGGRGTLIGPVIGAALVNGAKSLFTVVMPEYWQLFLGLIFIAVTLFLPRGVMGLLRKGDK
- the marB gene encoding multiple antibiotic resistance protein MarB produces the protein MKLLASAAFTALVLVSAQSFAEQTPSVPQPHSRDTMILPTANGQSPHDFNHMGAGSDKSDELGVPYYNQHN